Proteins co-encoded in one Halodesulfovibrio marinisediminis DSM 17456 genomic window:
- the smpB gene encoding SsrA-binding protein SmpB has product MSKKKKKKSGGSSIAVNKKARRYYEVLDTQEAGIVLQGTEVKSLRAGQVAFKDSYINYKDGEAWLVGLHIAPYENAGYSKHDPDGDRKLLLHRREIEMWMSKVEQKGLTVVPLKLYFKGSRIKLEIGLCRGKKLHDQRETIKQRDAARDLARQMMGQ; this is encoded by the coding sequence ATGAGCAAAAAGAAAAAAAAGAAAAGTGGCGGCAGCTCTATTGCCGTCAATAAAAAAGCACGCCGTTACTACGAAGTGCTTGATACACAAGAAGCAGGCATTGTGCTGCAGGGTACTGAAGTAAAATCACTGCGCGCTGGGCAAGTGGCCTTTAAAGACAGCTACATCAACTACAAAGACGGTGAAGCATGGCTTGTAGGCTTGCACATTGCTCCGTACGAAAATGCCGGCTACTCAAAGCACGATCCAGATGGCGACCGTAAACTTCTGCTTCACCGTCGTGAAATCGAAATGTGGATGAGCAAGGTGGAACAAAAGGGCCTTACTGTTGTGCCATTGAAACTTTATTTCAAAGGCTCCCGCATTAAGCTGGAAATCGGTCTGTGCCGTGGTAAAAAGCTGCACGACCAACGTGAAACTATTAAGCAGCGCGATGCTGCCCGCGATCTTGCGCGCCAAATGATGGGCCAATAA
- the ffh gene encoding signal recognition particle protein: MFETLSDRLNGVFEKFSGQKTLNEENVQAGLREVRLALLEADVNFKVVKEFIARVGEKCLGQDVLKGVDPAQQVIKIVHDELVDLLGGDTTELDLAGAKPAVVMMVGLQGSGKTTSSAKLANLLRKQNKKPFLVPADVYRPAAIDQLHTLAKQLGIPAYQSTPDMNPVDIASAALDEAKEQGYDVVLIDTAGRLHIDEQLMEELATIKGNVSPQEILFVADAMTGQDAVTVAESFNEQLEISGVVLTKMDGDARGGAALSIKSVTGKSVKFVGMGEKLSEMEIFHPDRIAGRILGMGDVLTLVEKAQAEVSEKEAEEMARKMQKAEFDFEDFRTQMRRMKKIGSLDSILKMIPGMGALKNKLGDLNVPDSELNRVEAIINSMTNQERRNPQLINQSRKERIAKGCGLKLKDVNDLIKSFTQMRQMMKQMMGGGKGKKGKFPKLPGMGGLGGGELPDMNALGGMGGLPGMGGLPGMGGLPGMGMDDSSGPTKKELQKKRDARKKEKKKKKQGRKKK, from the coding sequence ATGTTTGAGACCTTATCTGACAGATTAAACGGTGTATTTGAAAAGTTCAGTGGTCAAAAGACCTTGAACGAAGAAAATGTACAGGCTGGCCTGAGAGAAGTGCGCCTTGCGCTGCTCGAAGCAGACGTTAACTTTAAAGTTGTTAAAGAATTTATCGCACGTGTTGGCGAAAAATGTCTTGGCCAGGATGTACTGAAAGGTGTCGACCCTGCACAGCAGGTAATCAAGATAGTACACGACGAGCTTGTAGACCTGCTTGGTGGTGACACCACTGAGCTGGATCTCGCTGGTGCAAAACCGGCAGTCGTTATGATGGTCGGCTTGCAGGGTTCCGGTAAAACTACCTCTTCTGCAAAGCTCGCCAACCTGTTGCGCAAGCAAAACAAAAAGCCGTTCCTTGTTCCGGCTGACGTTTACCGCCCTGCTGCGATTGACCAGTTACACACACTGGCAAAACAGCTGGGTATTCCTGCGTATCAGTCCACTCCGGACATGAATCCGGTAGACATCGCATCCGCCGCTCTTGATGAAGCAAAAGAGCAAGGGTACGATGTAGTATTGATCGATACCGCTGGTCGTCTTCATATTGACGAGCAGTTGATGGAAGAACTTGCTACGATCAAAGGCAACGTTTCTCCACAGGAGATCTTGTTCGTTGCGGACGCAATGACCGGTCAGGATGCCGTAACCGTTGCAGAATCCTTTAACGAACAGCTTGAAATTTCTGGTGTAGTACTCACCAAAATGGATGGTGACGCACGTGGTGGTGCTGCGCTTTCCATTAAATCCGTTACTGGCAAGTCCGTTAAATTTGTCGGTATGGGTGAAAAACTTTCTGAGATGGAAATTTTCCATCCGGACCGTATTGCAGGTCGTATCCTTGGAATGGGCGACGTGCTTACGCTCGTTGAAAAAGCGCAAGCTGAAGTAAGCGAAAAAGAAGCCGAAGAAATGGCTCGTAAGATGCAGAAAGCGGAATTCGACTTCGAAGATTTCCGTACCCAAATGCGCCGCATGAAAAAAATCGGTTCACTGGACAGCATCTTGAAAATGATTCCGGGCATGGGCGCGCTCAAAAACAAATTGGGCGATCTTAATGTGCCGGATAGCGAACTGAATCGCGTTGAGGCTATTATCAACTCAATGACGAATCAGGAGCGTCGTAATCCACAGCTCATCAACCAGAGTCGTAAAGAGCGTATTGCTAAAGGTTGTGGTCTTAAACTCAAAGACGTTAACGACCTTATCAAAAGTTTTACGCAAATGCGTCAGATGATGAAACAGATGATGGGCGGCGGCAAGGGCAAAAAAGGCAAATTCCCTAAACTTCCTGGCATGGGCGGTTTAGGTGGCGGCGAACTGCCTGATATGAATGCTCTTGGCGGCATGGGTGGCTTACCTGGTATGGGCGGTCTCCCGGGCATGGGCGGCTTACCTGGTATGGGCATGGATGATTCCTCCGGCCCAACAAAAAAAGAACTCCAGAAAAAGCGCGACGCACGCAAAAAAGAAAAGAAAAAGAAAAAACAGGGTCGTAAGAAAAAATAA
- a CDS encoding KH domain-containing protein, giving the protein MLKDLVEYIAKSLVDNPDEVIVTEVEGEQTSVLELKVAKEDLGKVIGKQGRTARAMRTILGAASTKAKKRSVLEILE; this is encoded by the coding sequence GTGTTGAAAGATCTAGTTGAGTACATCGCTAAGTCACTGGTGGACAACCCTGACGAAGTTATCGTTACCGAAGTTGAAGGTGAACAGACATCTGTTCTGGAACTCAAGGTTGCAAAAGAAGACCTTGGCAAGGTAATCGGCAAACAGGGACGCACTGCTCGCGCAATGCGCACCATCCTCGGCGCCGCCTCCACAAAAGCCAAGAAACGTTCCGTTCTGGAAATTCTTGAATAG
- a CDS encoding YraN family protein, with translation MVAHHLTTGTAGEDAATEHLVAHGYSIISRNWRAKQLELDIVCTKGDVVIFAEVKTRSCSGMGTALTALTTPKIKKLCKAAQLYISQNNLWDTPCRFDLLAVTKTGTEYQVEHIQDAFELSLLMGGGNTTWQPW, from the coding sequence ATGGTAGCACACCACCTTACAACAGGCACAGCTGGTGAAGACGCCGCAACTGAACACCTCGTTGCACACGGCTACTCCATTATATCCCGCAACTGGCGCGCAAAGCAGCTTGAACTGGATATTGTCTGCACAAAAGGTGACGTTGTTATTTTTGCTGAAGTAAAAACTCGCTCCTGCTCCGGCATGGGCACGGCACTCACAGCCTTGACCACGCCCAAAATAAAAAAGCTATGCAAAGCTGCACAGCTATATATTTCACAGAACAATCTTTGGGATACCCCCTGCCGATTTGATCTCCTCGCTGTGACCAAAACCGGCACCGAGTATCAGGTGGAGCACATACAAGATGCCTTCGAACTCTCCCTGCTTATGGGTGGTGGCAACACCACTTGGCAACCATGGTGA
- a CDS encoding PTS system mannose/fructose/sorbose family transporter subunit IID: MLTARTLITCFLRTYLVGTGFNTRGLQNTGLVFTMEPGLRELYKDPEELRKARSRYLELYNTHPFWTPLLVGVFLSIESHIARGNLPEKMLSSVKETTTYTLSAIGDSFFGGSLLSMWALSTVCMLVAGFDYLALTWTLLLFAALQVFKFFTFVFGIRDGLKMITRLKNWDLINWGEHIKIANSFILVFMLYLFWPGTHSIPEWTLIAGALLSASFVVGRLHLSRVLLVYLLLFLMFFILPWISKVIPLSPI; this comes from the coding sequence ATGCTTACTGCCCGCACTCTTATAACCTGTTTTCTCCGTACTTACCTTGTAGGTACAGGATTCAACACTCGCGGCCTGCAAAACACAGGCTTAGTGTTTACTATGGAACCGGGACTGCGGGAACTTTACAAAGATCCAGAGGAACTGCGTAAAGCCAGAAGCCGTTATCTGGAGTTGTACAATACACACCCCTTCTGGACACCTCTTTTAGTAGGCGTGTTTCTTTCCATTGAGTCACATATAGCACGCGGCAACCTGCCGGAAAAAATGCTCAGCTCAGTTAAGGAAACAACAACCTACACTCTGTCAGCAATCGGTGACTCCTTTTTTGGAGGCAGCTTGCTTTCCATGTGGGCACTATCCACAGTCTGCATGCTTGTTGCAGGATTTGATTATCTAGCCCTGACATGGACGCTGCTACTTTTTGCAGCCTTGCAGGTCTTCAAATTCTTCACTTTTGTTTTCGGAATCAGAGACGGACTGAAAATGATTACCCGCCTTAAAAACTGGGATCTTATCAACTGGGGCGAGCATATTAAGATCGCGAACTCCTTTATCCTCGTTTTTATGCTCTATCTTTTCTGGCCGGGAACCCACAGCATTCCTGAGTGGACGCTTATTGCAGGAGCTCTACTAAGCGCAAGTTTTGTTGTGGGAAGACTTCATTTATCACGCGTATTACTGGTATATCTTTTACTCTTTCTCATGTTTTTTATATTACCGTGGATTAGCAAAGTTATTCCACTTTCCCCCATTTAG
- the trmD gene encoding tRNA (guanosine(37)-N1)-methyltransferase TrmD: protein MQFNIVSLFPEFFDSALTCGLMKKASDSGLVAFDFHNPRAFATDRHQTVDDRPYGGGPGMVMMLDPLVQTLRNIKKPGRILMMAPKGKPFTQSMAKELSKKEDITIICGRYEGFDARLEELFDIEPVSIGDYVLNGGETAALSIIEATARLVPGYMGHEDSGEEESFSSGLLEYPHYTRPVEYEGLTVPEVLRSGDHKRIAEWRKEQALKLTLHERPDILHNAPLDANDLEILKNEDRERIGRNLYCALVHYPVVNKENKSVAVSLTNLDIHDIARCSCTYGLGGYYISTPIEDQQQMLADILKHWVTGAGTTANPDRGEALQIIKGVRYVEEAIEDIIERTGQRPLLVATSARGAGDMHYEQLRDVMVDRPILLLFGTAHGLAPQVLDMCDRTLRPVRYLDGYNHLSVRTAAAIIIDRILGDAL from the coding sequence ATGCAGTTTAACATTGTTAGCCTCTTTCCAGAGTTTTTTGACTCTGCGCTTACATGTGGGCTTATGAAAAAAGCGTCGGACTCCGGTCTTGTCGCTTTTGATTTTCACAACCCGCGTGCATTTGCAACGGACAGACATCAAACCGTCGACGACCGCCCTTATGGTGGCGGCCCTGGTATGGTCATGATGCTTGATCCGCTTGTACAAACACTGCGCAATATCAAAAAGCCAGGGCGCATCCTCATGATGGCGCCTAAAGGAAAGCCTTTTACCCAGTCCATGGCTAAAGAGCTTTCCAAGAAAGAAGATATCACTATTATTTGCGGACGGTACGAAGGCTTTGATGCACGCTTAGAAGAGCTTTTCGACATTGAACCAGTTTCCATCGGAGACTACGTTCTTAATGGTGGAGAAACAGCCGCTCTTTCAATAATCGAAGCCACTGCCCGTCTTGTTCCGGGTTACATGGGACATGAAGATTCCGGCGAAGAGGAAAGCTTTTCCTCTGGACTGCTCGAGTACCCCCACTATACTCGCCCTGTCGAGTATGAGGGGTTAACCGTACCGGAAGTTTTACGTTCAGGTGATCATAAGCGCATTGCAGAGTGGCGTAAGGAACAAGCCTTAAAACTAACCCTGCATGAAAGACCCGACATTCTTCATAACGCCCCACTCGACGCTAATGACTTGGAAATTTTGAAGAATGAAGACAGAGAACGCATCGGACGAAATCTTTATTGCGCATTGGTACACTATCCAGTTGTCAATAAAGAAAATAAATCTGTTGCAGTTTCTTTGACAAACCTCGATATTCACGATATAGCCCGCTGTTCATGCACCTATGGTCTCGGTGGGTACTATATTTCAACGCCTATTGAAGACCAACAGCAGATGCTTGCAGATATTCTCAAGCACTGGGTTACAGGCGCGGGAACAACAGCTAACCCTGACAGAGGGGAAGCCCTGCAAATTATCAAGGGTGTCCGCTATGTCGAGGAAGCGATAGAGGATATTATAGAGCGTACCGGCCAACGCCCTCTACTGGTTGCGACGAGTGCCAGAGGGGCTGGCGACATGCATTACGAACAACTTCGTGACGTAATGGTGGACCGACCGATACTGCTCCTTTTTGGTACAGCTCACGGTCTTGCGCCGCAGGTTCTGGATATGTGTGACAGAACTCTGCGTCCTGTAAGATACTTGGATGGTTATAATCACTTATCCGTAAGAACCGCAGCTGCTATCATAATTGACCGGATATTAGGTGATGCCTTATAG
- the rplS gene encoding 50S ribosomal protein L19, translating to MTIIEKIEREQLRMDIPEFNAGDTVKVHMRIIEGEKERIQVFQGAVIRISKGTTNATFTVRKISDGVGVERVFPMHSPSIERVELVQEGRVRRSRLYYLRNLKGKAARIKPKNRW from the coding sequence ATGACTATTATTGAAAAAATCGAACGCGAACAGCTTCGCATGGATATCCCTGAGTTTAATGCTGGTGACACTGTAAAAGTTCACATGCGTATTATCGAAGGCGAAAAAGAACGTATCCAGGTATTCCAGGGTGCAGTAATTCGCATCAGCAAAGGTACCACCAACGCAACTTTCACCGTACGTAAAATTTCTGACGGTGTTGGCGTTGAGCGTGTATTCCCTATGCACTCCCCTTCCATCGAGCGTGTTGAACTCGTTCAGGAAGGCCGCGTACGTCGTAGCCGCCTTTACTACCTCCGTAACCTCAAAGGTAAAGCTGCTCGTATCAAGCCGAAAAACCGCTGGTAG
- the ptsP gene encoding phosphoenolpyruvate--protein phosphotransferase, whose translation MARKILRGIPVSAGISIGKAYFVNRQRERRIPRETIPHHLVAVETQRLHNAVEEVRKGFMDARARVPEELKEHGAIIDSHLMICQDPKLIKSAAKNIAERAITAEWALERSINTIAKAFSAIDDPYIRERMQDVRVVGDKIMQALIGTPKPADLPAGRRVLMAHDLTPADTIELEISRIMSFATAEGGKTSHTGILARSLQIPAIVGVGDLEESIRDGDLVIIDALKGLIFIDPSEEELAHYGDRKYQFEDYQKAIVKQCHLPAETVDGYRLEVCANIELSEELVQVKDNGGEGVGLYRTEYAFFNKNNMPDEETLYEEYATLAEQLSPGKVILRTLDVGADKLLEEQAKLEEANPALGLRGIRFCLRYQEMFRMQLRAMLRASVHGNVSIMFPMISGLKELRQARFVLNSVKSELDAEGIAYNPDIPVGIMIELPSAVMIADTLAREVDFFSIGTNDLIQYSLGIDRTNKHVSYLYQPLHPAIVRSIKYVIDAAHKEGIEASVCGEVASDPYCVPILMGMRVDGISIAPQAIPGIKRIIRQIDMEECINLLGDVLTHATVSRINTKVRKRIFKRFPEELSFFASLIEQDDITEP comes from the coding sequence GTGGCTCGTAAAATTCTTCGCGGCATTCCTGTTTCTGCAGGTATATCTATCGGCAAGGCATACTTTGTTAACCGTCAGAGAGAACGCCGCATTCCGCGCGAAACCATTCCACACCATCTGGTGGCCGTTGAAACCCAGCGCCTTCACAATGCTGTTGAAGAGGTACGTAAAGGTTTCATGGATGCGCGCGCACGTGTTCCTGAAGAATTAAAGGAACACGGAGCCATTATCGACTCCCATTTGATGATTTGTCAGGACCCGAAACTCATCAAGTCTGCAGCAAAAAACATTGCTGAACGTGCCATCACTGCTGAATGGGCGCTGGAACGCTCCATCAACACCATCGCAAAGGCGTTCAGTGCCATTGATGACCCATACATTCGCGAGCGCATGCAGGACGTACGCGTTGTTGGTGATAAGATTATGCAGGCGCTCATAGGCACCCCGAAGCCAGCAGATTTACCGGCAGGTCGCCGCGTGCTCATGGCGCATGATCTCACACCGGCAGATACCATTGAGCTTGAAATCAGCAGAATTATGTCATTTGCCACTGCAGAAGGTGGCAAAACATCTCATACAGGAATTCTTGCCCGCTCACTGCAAATCCCTGCCATTGTAGGCGTTGGAGACCTTGAGGAATCTATCAGGGATGGAGACCTTGTCATCATCGACGCTCTCAAGGGACTTATCTTCATTGACCCAAGTGAAGAAGAACTTGCCCACTACGGTGACAGGAAATACCAATTTGAAGATTACCAGAAAGCCATTGTAAAACAATGCCATCTTCCGGCTGAAACGGTTGATGGATACCGTCTTGAAGTATGCGCCAATATCGAACTTTCTGAAGAACTGGTGCAGGTAAAAGACAATGGCGGTGAAGGAGTAGGGCTCTACCGTACCGAGTATGCGTTCTTTAACAAGAACAACATGCCGGACGAAGAAACGCTGTATGAAGAATACGCAACACTGGCAGAACAACTTTCACCGGGCAAAGTGATTCTGCGTACGCTGGACGTAGGCGCAGACAAGCTTCTTGAGGAACAGGCAAAGCTTGAAGAAGCCAACCCTGCTCTAGGCTTACGCGGCATCCGATTCTGTCTGCGATATCAGGAAATGTTCCGCATGCAACTGCGAGCCATGCTGCGCGCATCCGTGCATGGCAACGTATCCATCATGTTCCCTATGATCAGTGGCTTAAAAGAGTTGCGTCAGGCACGTTTTGTACTTAACTCTGTTAAAAGCGAACTTGATGCCGAAGGCATTGCCTACAATCCGGATATTCCAGTAGGCATTATGATCGAACTGCCTAGTGCAGTAATGATTGCAGACACCCTAGCCCGTGAAGTAGATTTCTTCTCCATCGGCACAAACGACCTTATTCAATATTCACTGGGTATCGATAGAACAAACAAACATGTTTCCTATCTGTACCAGCCGCTGCATCCGGCCATTGTACGGTCTATTAAATACGTCATTGATGCCGCACATAAAGAAGGCATCGAGGCGTCCGTATGTGGTGAAGTAGCATCAGACCCTTATTGTGTCCCAATTTTGATGGGGATGAGGGTTGACGGAATTTCCATTGCGCCGCAAGCTATTCCGGGAATTAAACGCATAATCCGCCAGATTGATATGGAAGAGTGCATTAATCTGTTAGGTGACGTGCTTACACACGCTACCGTATCCAGAATTAATACCAAAGTTCGCAAGCGTATCTTCAAACGCTTCCCAGAAGAACTTTCATTCTTCGCATCACTCATTGAGCAGGATGATATAACGGAACCGTAA
- the rimM gene encoding ribosome maturation factor RimM (Essential for efficient processing of 16S rRNA) → MTETHFIEIGLIVKPHGLRGEVCVNYFADSPFLLKGSVWLQKGKSKPVEHKVISSRPHKGQELLTLESCRDRNCAEELRNVKVLVPDADLPELTEEEVYLHQLEGMNVVLEDGTLVGRITAFQFNLGAEVWVITTEDKKEVLFPATEEFVSNIDIENETVTIAPPPGLLELYLSEK, encoded by the coding sequence ATGACTGAAACTCATTTCATTGAAATTGGATTGATAGTCAAGCCACACGGATTGCGGGGGGAAGTCTGCGTTAATTACTTCGCAGACTCCCCTTTTCTGTTGAAAGGCTCAGTCTGGCTTCAAAAAGGCAAAAGTAAACCTGTTGAACACAAGGTTATCTCTTCCCGCCCTCACAAGGGGCAGGAATTACTTACGCTTGAAAGTTGCCGCGACCGAAACTGTGCAGAAGAATTACGCAATGTGAAGGTTTTGGTTCCCGATGCTGATTTGCCGGAACTCACTGAAGAAGAAGTGTACCTCCACCAGCTTGAAGGAATGAATGTAGTGCTTGAAGACGGCACACTTGTTGGCCGCATCACAGCATTCCAATTCAACCTCGGTGCAGAAGTCTGGGTTATTACAACTGAAGACAAGAAAGAAGTACTCTTCCCTGCTACAGAAGAATTTGTCAGCAACATCGACATTGAAAATGAAACTGTTACCATAGCGCCGCCTCCCGGCTTACTGGAACTGTACTTAAGCGAGAAGTAG
- a CDS encoding ribonuclease HII, with amino-acid sequence MNQNTLTLFTASSEEANWATPFAGIDEAGRGCLAGPVVAGACILDPSNPIEGLTDSKKLTEKRRQALYPQIKEKALAWGIGVAWPQEIDRINILQSTFHAMHRAVQCLKVTPVLLAIDGNATIPKEIVGNIDQQCIVKGDLKIQAISAASILAKTFRDDLMVKLDKRYSGYGFAGHKGYGTKAHIEAIAANGPCRMHRLTFAKVKPEPPKQEQNSLW; translated from the coding sequence ATGAACCAGAATACGCTTACGCTTTTCACGGCTTCGTCTGAAGAAGCAAATTGGGCAACCCCCTTCGCCGGTATTGACGAAGCAGGTCGAGGCTGTCTTGCGGGTCCTGTAGTAGCAGGAGCCTGTATTCTTGATCCGTCCAATCCTATCGAAGGTCTTACGGACTCTAAAAAGCTTACCGAAAAACGTAGACAGGCTCTGTATCCCCAAATTAAAGAAAAAGCTCTTGCATGGGGAATCGGCGTAGCTTGGCCACAGGAAATTGATCGTATTAATATTTTGCAGTCCACCTTTCATGCAATGCATAGGGCAGTACAATGCCTAAAAGTTACTCCTGTCCTGCTGGCTATTGACGGCAACGCCACAATCCCGAAAGAAATTGTAGGCAACATCGACCAGCAATGCATTGTAAAGGGAGACTTAAAAATTCAGGCTATTTCTGCAGCATCAATTCTTGCAAAGACCTTCCGTGACGACCTTATGGTCAAACTCGACAAACGATACAGTGGATATGGCTTTGCAGGACACAAAGGCTATGGCACAAAAGCACATATTGAAGCCATTGCCGCAAATGGCCCATGCAGAATGCACAGGCTCACGTTTGCAAAGGTAAAGCCTGAACCACCAAAGCAGGAACAAAACTCGCTATGGTAG
- the rsmI gene encoding 16S rRNA (cytidine(1402)-2'-O)-methyltransferase, translating into MPSNSPCLWVVATPLGNHGDLSPRAREVLEAVDIVLAEDTRRTGLLLKSTGVTVKKLVSFHDHNEEAKAPGIIAAMKEGQVFAVVSDAGMPLFSDPGYRLVKLAREQSIRVSVVPGPSAPLTALAGSGIAPQPFTFIGFPPRKTSDQKKLFEEFSALRSTLVFFERKNRLAATLKTAFEILGPRELCVARELTKLHEEFILGRLENYDEIPEDLLGEITVVIGPPESSGKTSEAELRKLIAEETELGGKPKEIARRVKEEASGWTVKAVYQFMQDN; encoded by the coding sequence ATGCCTTCGAACTCTCCCTGCTTATGGGTGGTGGCAACACCACTTGGCAACCATGGTGACCTTTCTCCTAGAGCACGCGAAGTGCTTGAAGCAGTTGATATAGTTCTTGCGGAAGACACCCGCCGTACTGGCCTACTTTTAAAATCTACAGGTGTTACCGTCAAAAAATTGGTAAGCTTTCACGACCATAATGAGGAAGCGAAAGCCCCCGGTATTATTGCTGCGATGAAAGAAGGTCAGGTCTTTGCTGTTGTTTCTGACGCAGGCATGCCGCTTTTTTCTGATCCCGGCTACCGTCTTGTTAAACTTGCCCGAGAACAGAGCATTAGGGTTTCCGTTGTTCCCGGCCCAAGTGCCCCGCTTACTGCACTTGCAGGTAGCGGAATCGCCCCTCAGCCATTCACTTTCATCGGTTTTCCCCCTCGCAAAACCAGTGACCAGAAAAAACTTTTTGAAGAATTTTCTGCTCTGCGCTCCACGCTTGTGTTCTTTGAACGCAAAAACCGTTTAGCAGCAACGCTTAAAACCGCTTTTGAAATCCTTGGTCCTCGGGAACTCTGTGTTGCTCGAGAATTGACCAAGCTCCACGAGGAGTTTATCTTAGGTCGGCTGGAAAACTACGATGAAATACCAGAAGATTTATTAGGCGAAATAACAGTTGTTATCGGTCCTCCAGAATCCAGCGGTAAAACAAGCGAAGCAGAACTGCGAAAACTTATTGCTGAAGAGACTGAGCTTGGCGGCAAGCCGAAAGAGATTGCCCGCCGTGTAAAGGAAGAAGCTTCTGGCTGGACAGTAAAAGCCGTGTATCAGTTCATGCAGGACAATTAA
- a CDS encoding HPr family phosphocarrier protein, with protein MESTGENNSLELIVCVKNELGLHARPAGKVAQLAQSFQADIALCLADQRADAKSILDILSLAAPQGTEICIKASGSDASEALEQISQLFRDKFEGEK; from the coding sequence ATGGAATCTACAGGTGAAAATAACAGCTTAGAACTAATTGTTTGCGTAAAAAATGAGCTAGGCCTACACGCACGTCCGGCTGGCAAAGTGGCTCAACTTGCACAATCATTTCAAGCTGACATTGCTCTTTGTTTGGCAGATCAAAGAGCAGACGCTAAGTCCATTCTGGACATCCTTTCCCTTGCAGCACCGCAAGGTACAGAAATTTGCATCAAAGCTTCCGGCTCCGATGCCAGTGAAGCCCTTGAACAGATCAGTCAACTTTTTCGTGACAAGTTCGAAGGGGAAAAATAG
- the rpsP gene encoding 30S ribosomal protein S16: MAVKLRLTRMGNKKRAFYRVVAANNLSRRDGRPLEYLGYYNPMVEPAEIKLDMEKIEKWLAEGAEPTPTVRGLIKKAK, from the coding sequence ATGGCCGTTAAGTTGAGACTGACCCGTATGGGCAACAAGAAGCGTGCATTTTACCGCGTTGTGGCAGCTAACAACCTGAGCCGTCGCGACGGACGTCCTCTTGAATACCTCGGTTACTACAACCCTATGGTTGAACCAGCTGAAATCAAGCTCGACATGGAAAAGATCGAGAAATGGCTTGCAGAAGGCGCTGAGCCTACTCCAACCGTTCGTGGTCTTATCAAAAAAGCTAAGTAG